CTTTGAAATGCTAGCTTTTTAATTCACCTAGTGTGATGAACcatctcttgattactcaaatatcttcatatagtttatgttataccaAATATCTGTCCGTTTGTTACTCTTGATTAGGACGAGAAATTTTATAGTGCTTAGGAAGTAACTAATGATATCCTATTAGTTACTTATTGTGTtcactttaaagaaaaaaattgatacaaCTAGGAGAGAGAAATGTTTGGTGGatatattcttataatttttggtGGGTTATGGAGTCataggttttattttctcttttctcttcgtGTTTATCTCTTTCTTTAAGGTGAGCCATTGAGTAACTAATAGGATGCCATTAGTTACTCTTTGAGCaccataaattttattgattaggACATCATGTggtcaaaatcaaattataatccATTCCTTAGTCACCAATTCCATGGTGACTAAATATTCGTATCCCTTTATGCTAAGTCCTTAGTTAGCCTTCTTTGGGAACTAAATACCCAATTTATGTTATATCCTTAGCTACTAAAATTTTATGGCGACTAAGTATCAAGACCATATTATAACCGTAGCCACCGTTACTACAGTTGCTAAGTATCATCATAAAATAACAACACTAATGAAATTTGCAGCATATAAACAGTGATACTAACATAGTCTCatcaaataacaataataaaccCCCATTGGATCATAAACCAAAGGcccaaaacaaaacccaactaaaattaaaactcaaaatatttaGTAAATCTTAAACAATGACTAATATATGGGCTGCCAtgaaccaatttaaaaataaaacccaaactaaaattaaacaagtccaaaattaatgaaaaataataataaaaaaaaacacaaaacctaAATACTAACATAGTTCAACATGAAACAACTTAAATAGCCCAAAATAAGTGCCTTCCTTGTTTTAAAACCCTTTATAGCTTAAATTAGTATCCTAGAAGGTCAAAGATTGTTGTAGCCGCCTTTAGTGTCCCAAATAGACAAGGAAAACTTGTGTTTTAATTTCTGAATTAATTCCTTAATAACATGGAATCCttgtaaaacatgaaaaaacaataacaaaaaatattttatttttgttaccgCCTCTATTGCTCTACCACATGGAAACTCCTAAAAAATAAGCACATAAACATTATCGTCAACCCCCCTTTTCTTATATAGTTAGGATATACTTAAGAAATCCTTCtgataaaagaatttaaaacattaattactcCTTGCTAAACTAGGAACCTTTGCTGCTAAAACCCACGTAAATAAGCTTTGCTTGATGTTATTTGACTTTGAAACACACAACAGCACATgaatttcgtttttttttctttctttttagcttAATGTTTGCAATCGCCTCTCTACATATACATCCGTAGTAAGATTAGATTCCGAATGAAAAGTAGAAGCTAGAAGGTATAAGAATATTGATCAAACAGGTTGACACCTAAAGTTCTTTCCGATGGAGTAACACGAAATTCTCAAAATACTTACTCATATAAAACATGAAAGTAAAATTAAGGGAGAATATGAGCAAAATTAAATCCATTCTTAGTTCATTAATCGCAAACTTGAATGGTACAAATTAATGTTACTGACAGGAAATTGTCAATTATTCAAAATCAGTACTGATCACCATAGATCTTTATCACCAGCACCATTTGCAAACTCCATAAAATCATAGTATagtaataaaaacaagaaaagggaCCCATGTTACCCCACTCGGGGGTATATATCTCATGAAAAGATTGCAGCAACCATACAGCTGACTGCAAGGAGCAAGGCATTATTATGCAGAATAAGTGGTGTTAGAGCACCAGAAATATCCTTAGGAGCGGTAGGACTTTCTACACCGGGAGCTGCCTTCCTTGGCTTTCCCAGTTCGGGTGCAGGAGCAGGAGCAGGAGGCTTAGGAGTAAAAATGTCCAAAGGAAATAGCACCTTATCAATTTGATAAATAGCAAGCTGGCTATCAGTGTATACGGTGCCGGATATGCTTGTATTTGTCAGCCCTGTAGTTATGTTCACGAAATTCCCTGTGGTGGTAACATTCAGTGTTACCCTGGGACCCGTTCCCGCCTGTGTCCTTACAGGATTACTGACAGTCTGGAATTGGGAAGATGATACAAGTGCAGGTAGTACATGAAACTTCACCAACTCAGTCTTGTCTTCATCGCTTAGAGCGTTTAGAAAGCCCGCTTTGAGGTTCGAAAATGCGCTGTCACTTGGTGCAAAGATTGTTATTCCATTGTTTGTCTTGTTCAGCTCCTTGTTTAACTCAGTGTCTTCTGTTGTAGCTTGCATTAGGCGGACGAAGACAGTGAAGTGGCCAGCCTTTTGCAGGATTTTAATGACGTCAACGGGGCCAGGTGATGTTGCTACCTGTGCAGATGGTGCCTGTGAAGGGGCCGTAGGCGGTGCCTTCACTGGGGTCGTAGGTGGTGGCATTACCGGGGCTGCCGCCGGTGACTGACCTGACGTTTTTGTACaatggagaaagaaaaggataagagaGAATAATAAGCTTGAAGATTGTTGCCTCATCCTACACTCCTTGGGAAGAATGCGAAAATGTTCCAAATCTTAATTGGATTGCTACAAGCAAAAATGTTTGATGTTGTGATTTGAGGAGGACAGGGAGGGTTGGTTTTAATATTGGTGGAGAGAGAATCAAGTTAGGTGCAGTGTGTAATGTCAGTCACACAAGCACAGAAACTAGTTATCCTTCTGCTAAAGGTACAGAGCATCAATTCGAGAGAGAGTACTGGCAGCTTGTAGTTAGCATGACAAATCAGGAAAACTAAGAGGATGTTTCAAGCAGGTGTGCAGACAAACAATTTAGACATGAATCTAGATGGAGATTGTCTTGTCCGTGTCAAACAGGAACCATAGCTATATTATTCACATAATCCTATGgccatgatttaattaattacctgaAGAAAGTGCACACTTcacttttttggtttttttttaatatgaatattcatattaatttttacataactcgattaattttacaggttttaataataaatagattCCACGACGATCATGACGCATATAGTGCATGCAGGTtccttttttaagattttattcacCGGCTGCAGTTAATAGTGTTTTTCAAGTAATGATGGATAAATCAATCGATTTGTTGCTATAAATATATTGGAATAAATCCTTGAGTTctaattaaatcaagtttttatatctatatatattgacAACGAAACTGCTCCTCaacatacaaatattaaaattacattGGAAGAGAAGAAGTatagaaaagaagggaaaaaacttgaaaacaaaaaattaa
The DNA window shown above is from Populus trichocarpa isolate Nisqually-1 chromosome 4, P.trichocarpa_v4.1, whole genome shotgun sequence and carries:
- the LOC18098193 gene encoding fasciclin-like arabinogalactan protein 12, which gives rise to MRQQSSSLLFSLILFFLHCTKTSGQSPAAAPVMPPPTTPVKAPPTAPSQAPSAQVATSPGPVDVIKILQKAGHFTVFVRLMQATTEDTELNKELNKTNNGITIFAPSDSAFSNLKAGFLNALSDEDKTELVKFHVLPALVSSSQFQTVSNPVRTQAGTGPRVTLNVTTTGNFVNITTGLTNTSISGTVYTDSQLAIYQIDKVLFPLDIFTPKPPAPAPAPELGKPRKAAPGVESPTAPKDISGALTPLILHNNALLLAVSCMVAAIFS